One Paraburkholderia sp. IMGN_8 DNA window includes the following coding sequences:
- the galU gene encoding UTP--glucose-1-phosphate uridylyltransferase GalU: MLKVTKAVFPVAGLGTRFLPATKASPKEMLPIVDKPLIQYAVEEAIAAGITEMIFVTGRSKRAIEDHFDKSYEIEAELEARNKQKLLDLVRSIKPANVDCFYVRQAEALGLGHAVLCAEKLVGDSPFAVILADDLLHSTKPVMSQLVDTFNHYHSSVIGVETIAREDSRSYGVVDGKEWEDNVIKLSGIVEKPAPDQAPSNLGVVGRYVLMPTIFKHIRALKPGAGGEFQLTDAVQSLLTEEQVLAYRYFGTRFDCGSKLGYLKATVEFALRHPEVKAEFEAYLQTYMQANLPAQYTAEAA; encoded by the coding sequence ATGCTGAAAGTCACCAAAGCCGTGTTTCCCGTGGCGGGCCTCGGAACACGCTTCCTGCCGGCCACCAAGGCAAGCCCGAAGGAAATGCTGCCGATCGTCGACAAGCCGCTGATTCAATACGCGGTGGAAGAAGCGATTGCCGCCGGCATCACCGAGATGATCTTCGTGACGGGCCGCAGCAAGCGCGCCATCGAAGATCATTTCGACAAGTCCTACGAAATCGAAGCCGAACTCGAGGCGCGCAACAAACAGAAACTGCTCGATCTCGTGCGCAGCATCAAGCCGGCCAACGTCGACTGCTTCTATGTGCGTCAGGCCGAAGCGCTCGGCCTCGGCCATGCGGTGCTGTGCGCCGAAAAACTGGTGGGCGACAGCCCGTTCGCCGTGATTCTTGCCGACGACTTGCTGCACAGCACGAAACCGGTGATGAGCCAGTTGGTCGACACGTTCAACCACTATCACAGCTCGGTCATCGGCGTCGAAACCATCGCGCGCGAAGACAGCCGTTCGTACGGTGTCGTGGATGGCAAGGAGTGGGAAGACAACGTGATCAAGCTGTCGGGCATCGTCGAGAAACCGGCGCCGGACCAGGCGCCGTCGAACCTCGGCGTGGTGGGCCGCTATGTGCTGATGCCGACCATCTTCAAGCATATCCGGGCGCTGAAGCCCGGCGCGGGCGGCGAATTTCAATTGACCGATGCGGTGCAATCGCTGCTGACGGAAGAGCAGGTGCTCGCGTATCGCTACTTCGGCACGCGCTTCGATTGCGGCAGCAAGCTCGGCTATCTGAAGGCGACGGTGGAATTCGCGCTGCGTCATCCGGAAGTGAAGGCGGAGTTCGAAGCGTATTTGCAAACGTATATGCAGGCCAATCTGCCGGCTCAGTACACGGCTGAAGCGGCTTAA
- a CDS encoding acyltransferase: MSDSALDAAGSSLPLSPPRPAAPPRAQSEARADSAGKEHVIDAMRGFAALLVAYFHCRQVEWVGMQTFHQSAGHALNLNAIAAYLTFPIAWGSAGVPIFFVISGYCIHRSAALRLAKNPDYRLDTGNFWLRRFARIYPVLLAALVLTFALDWISLQLPPVNHKIREIGLHAFLVNLFSLQGVAGKTYGSNGALWTLSLEVQFYVIYPLLFALRRRLGMTSVLAIVAVINVVSAYVLERHDIQFFPSYWFSWTLGAWIADAKARSTPDARSPIWLYGLAAAFIVLGCVAFRYGQYGAFQLWALGFAFYLYKALERPRTGKADSAGLRLLSRFGDFSFSLYLIHLPIFVLLSSLLFRSSLQMSIWPSFGYMLVAVPVAYVFYRLVELPAMKWSASFKPKAALKRT, from the coding sequence ATGAGCGACTCAGCACTGGATGCCGCCGGCTCATCCCTGCCCCTCTCCCCGCCGCGCCCCGCGGCACCGCCGCGTGCCCAGAGCGAAGCACGCGCGGACAGCGCCGGTAAGGAACATGTAATCGACGCCATGCGGGGCTTCGCTGCGCTGCTGGTCGCGTATTTTCACTGCCGCCAGGTCGAATGGGTCGGCATGCAGACGTTCCATCAAAGCGCCGGCCATGCACTGAATCTGAACGCGATTGCCGCGTACCTGACGTTCCCGATCGCCTGGGGCTCGGCCGGCGTGCCGATTTTCTTCGTGATCAGCGGCTACTGCATTCATCGCAGCGCCGCGCTGCGTCTGGCAAAAAATCCCGATTACCGCCTCGACACCGGCAATTTCTGGCTGCGCCGGTTCGCGCGCATTTATCCGGTGCTGCTCGCGGCGCTGGTGCTGACCTTCGCGCTCGACTGGATCAGCCTGCAGCTGCCGCCGGTCAACCACAAGATCCGCGAGATCGGCTTGCACGCGTTCCTGGTCAATCTGTTTTCGCTGCAAGGCGTGGCTGGGAAGACCTACGGATCGAACGGCGCGCTCTGGACGCTCTCCCTCGAAGTCCAGTTCTACGTGATCTACCCGCTGCTGTTCGCGCTGCGCCGGCGCCTGGGCATGACTTCCGTGCTGGCGATCGTCGCCGTGATCAACGTGGTGTCCGCCTATGTGCTCGAACGCCACGATATCCAGTTCTTCCCGTCCTACTGGTTTTCGTGGACGCTCGGTGCGTGGATCGCCGACGCGAAGGCCCGTAGCACGCCGGATGCGCGCTCGCCGATCTGGCTCTACGGGCTCGCCGCGGCGTTCATCGTGCTCGGCTGCGTGGCGTTCCGTTATGGCCAATACGGCGCGTTCCAGCTCTGGGCGCTCGGCTTCGCGTTCTATCTGTACAAGGCGCTGGAGCGCCCTCGAACCGGCAAGGCCGACTCGGCCGGATTGCGCCTGCTGTCGCGTTTCGGCGATTTCAGCTTCTCGCTGTACCTGATCCATCTGCCGATCTTCGTGCTGCTGTCGTCGCTGCTGTTCCGCTCGTCGCTGCAAATGTCGATCTGGCCGTCGTTCGGCTACATGCTGGTGGCCGTGCCGGTCGCTTACGTGTTCTACCGGCTGGTCGAATTGCCGGCGATGAAGTGGTCGGCGAGTTTCAAGCCTAAAGCCGCGTTGAAACGGACCTGA